Proteins encoded by one window of Desulfovibrio ferrophilus:
- the cbiB gene encoding adenosylcobinamide-phosphate synthase CbiB produces the protein MGDPHGWPHPVRWLGRAANVLEAWARGSGRGLRWRGVLCAWTLALGAGAAVLLIVSMPLFGGLVALYLAYAGLALGALLSEGRKVLVLVESGDLSQAREAVGMLVSRDTAGMNEDEVRRALAETLSENLCDGLVAPFFYLVLLGPAGLWAYKAISTLDSMWGYRTEKWRELGWAAARTDDVLAYVPARLTAVALVLGGWAMSGRLAPLAKVCGDARRMESPNAGWPMAAAAWAVQATMGGRTLYFGAPKDKPVLGPEGQPWTQAKLRVLLRLISVSGVGCALALWLGGWLLF, from the coding sequence GTGGGCGATCCGCATGGATGGCCGCATCCTGTGCGTTGGCTGGGTCGTGCCGCCAATGTGTTGGAGGCCTGGGCGCGAGGTTCAGGGCGTGGACTGCGATGGCGTGGGGTCCTGTGTGCCTGGACACTGGCTCTGGGGGCCGGAGCGGCGGTTCTGCTCATTGTTTCGATGCCGCTGTTTGGGGGGCTGGTTGCCCTGTACCTGGCCTATGCCGGGTTGGCTCTGGGGGCGCTCCTGAGTGAGGGGCGCAAAGTTCTGGTTCTGGTTGAATCTGGTGATCTGAGTCAGGCCCGTGAGGCGGTGGGCATGCTGGTCAGTCGCGATACCGCCGGGATGAACGAGGATGAAGTCCGGCGTGCCCTGGCGGAAACACTGTCCGAGAATTTGTGCGATGGGCTGGTTGCCCCTTTCTTTTATCTCGTGCTGTTGGGGCCGGCAGGACTTTGGGCCTATAAGGCCATCAGCACTCTGGACTCCATGTGGGGCTATCGCACCGAGAAGTGGCGAGAACTCGGCTGGGCTGCGGCCCGGACAGATGATGTTTTGGCCTATGTTCCGGCGCGACTGACGGCTGTGGCTCTTGTCCTTGGTGGTTGGGCGATGTCTGGTCGTTTGGCACCTCTGGCCAAGGTGTGTGGCGATGCCCGGCGCATGGAAAGCCCCAATGCCGGTTGGCCCATGGCTGCTGCTGCTTGGGCGGTTCAGGCGACCATGGGAGGGCGGACTTTGTACTTTGGTGCCCCCAAGGACAAGCCTGTGCTGGGTCCTGAAGGACAGCCCTGGACTCAGGCGAAGTTGCGCGTGCTGCTTCGTTTGATCTCTGTTTCGGGCGTGGGCTGTGCTTTGGCGTTATGGCTTGGGGGTTGGCTGCTTTTCTAG
- a CDS encoding catalase, whose product MSEKKKTMTGAFGVPVGNDLNSKTAGPRGPVLMEDVHLLEKLSHFDRERIPERVVHAKGAGAYGEFEVTADVSKYTCAKFLSRVGKKTDVFVRFSTVGGEMGSADAERDPRGFAVKFYTEEGNYDMTGNNTPVFFIRDPLKFPDFIHTQKRNPQTNLKDPDMFWDFLSLTPESMHQVTVLFSDRGTPATYRHMNGYSSHTYKWYNAKGEYFWVQYHFKTDQGIRNFTGQEATAMCAKDPDHATRDLFESIERGEYPSWTLEMQILIPEQARDFKWDIFDITKVWPHAEVPPIEVGKLTLNRNPVNYFAEVEQAAFNPSNFVPGIAASPDKMLQGRLFSYHDTHLHRLGPNYHLIPVNQPKHAPEVSYQRAGAMRTDDGGGSGPNYWPNSMGAPGPDATFDEPPIPLDGDGGRHEYAHPNDDFVQPGNLFREVMTSQDRANLIGNIVGHLGGAQKRLQLRQTALFYMADSEYGAGVAKGLGLNLDEVRSLAGMSQEDRVKATAR is encoded by the coding sequence ATGTCAGAGAAGAAAAAAACGATGACAGGTGCTTTTGGCGTGCCTGTGGGCAATGATCTGAACAGCAAGACCGCAGGTCCGAGGGGACCGGTACTCATGGAGGATGTTCATCTTCTGGAGAAGTTGTCGCATTTTGACCGTGAGCGTATTCCCGAACGGGTGGTTCATGCCAAAGGGGCTGGGGCCTATGGCGAATTCGAAGTCACAGCCGATGTGAGCAAATATACCTGCGCCAAGTTTCTCTCCCGAGTGGGCAAGAAGACCGACGTTTTCGTCCGGTTCTCCACGGTGGGTGGCGAGATGGGCTCGGCCGATGCCGAACGCGATCCGCGTGGGTTTGCCGTGAAGTTCTATACCGAGGAAGGCAACTACGACATGACCGGCAACAACACGCCGGTATTCTTCATCCGTGACCCGCTGAAGTTCCCGGATTTCATCCATACCCAGAAGCGGAACCCGCAGACCAACCTGAAGGACCCCGACATGTTCTGGGATTTTCTTTCCCTGACGCCGGAGTCCATGCATCAGGTGACAGTGCTGTTCTCGGACAGAGGTACGCCGGCTACCTATCGCCATATGAATGGCTACAGCAGTCACACCTACAAGTGGTACAACGCCAAGGGGGAATACTTCTGGGTGCAGTACCATTTCAAGACGGACCAGGGCATCAGGAACTTCACGGGGCAGGAGGCTACGGCCATGTGTGCCAAGGACCCTGATCATGCGACCCGTGATCTGTTCGAGTCCATCGAGCGTGGCGAGTATCCGTCATGGACTCTGGAAATGCAGATTCTGATTCCGGAACAGGCCCGTGATTTCAAGTGGGATATTTTTGACATCACCAAGGTCTGGCCGCATGCCGAGGTCCCGCCCATCGAGGTGGGCAAGCTGACGCTCAATCGTAACCCGGTAAACTACTTCGCCGAGGTGGAACAGGCCGCCTTCAACCCCAGCAACTTCGTGCCGGGCATTGCCGCGTCTCCGGACAAGATGCTCCAGGGGCGTTTATTCTCCTACCACGACACCCATTTGCACCGTCTGGGGCCTAACTATCACCTCATTCCGGTCAACCAGCCCAAGCATGCCCCGGAGGTTAGCTACCAGCGCGCCGGAGCCATGCGTACCGACGATGGCGGTGGGTCCGGCCCCAACTATTGGCCGAACAGCATGGGCGCCCCCGGACCGGATGCTACGTTTGATGAACCACCGATTCCTCTGGATGGGGACGGTGGACGGCATGAATACGCACACCCCAATGATGATTTCGTACAGCCGGGTAATCTGTTTAGGGAGGTCATGACCTCCCAGGATCGTGCGAATCTGATTGGGAATATTGTCGGCCACCTGGGTGGGGCGCAAAAACGCTTGCAACTTCGTCAGACAGCGCTGTTTTATATGGCTGACTCCGAATACGGAGCGGGTGTTGCCAAGGGCCTGGGGCTGAATCTGGACGAAGTTCGGTCATTGGCCGGGATGAGTCAGGAAGATCGGGTCAAGGCCACAGCCCGCTAG
- a CDS encoding TAXI family TRAP transporter solute-binding subunit, whose translation MLRGLKRNLLVVAALAIALSCSAPAFAKSYLAYGGGPVGGTFNYFANAMASYITNTYADIEVSSEGSGGSTANLKRLNKGDVDFGIVYSGDAFLGRHGRLPQDATKYDKVRAMAFLYGAPAHLVVKKKDGITSAMQLEGKRVAVGNAGSGAAAAAERFFTHLGLWDKIQRQNMGYSAAAAAFNDGKLDAFWVFVGYPNSSVIEAAARDDIQLVDVGADAEKYGFYKEYPFYSPMEIPAGTYRGQDMPTKSFQDAAYWCTNANVDDEMVYKAIKAIYTPEGLKHMVAAKKTAKSMNIPDGLKGVSVPVAPGAAKFWKENGLNVPDIK comes from the coding sequence ATGTTACGTGGGTTGAAAAGAAATTTACTGGTTGTCGCAGCGCTTGCCATAGCGCTTTCCTGTTCTGCACCCGCCTTCGCAAAGAGCTATCTTGCTTATGGCGGCGGGCCGGTTGGAGGCACATTCAACTACTTCGCCAACGCCATGGCAAGTTACATCACCAACACCTATGCTGACATTGAGGTTTCTTCGGAAGGCTCCGGCGGATCAACAGCCAACCTGAAGCGTCTGAATAAAGGTGATGTAGATTTCGGCATCGTCTATTCCGGCGATGCCTTCCTTGGCCGCCATGGCCGCCTGCCTCAGGATGCCACCAAATACGACAAAGTCCGCGCCATGGCCTTCCTGTACGGTGCACCTGCTCACCTGGTCGTAAAGAAAAAAGATGGCATCACCTCCGCCATGCAGCTTGAGGGCAAGCGCGTCGCCGTAGGTAACGCAGGCTCGGGCGCCGCCGCGGCCGCCGAACGATTCTTCACCCATCTGGGCCTCTGGGACAAAATCCAACGCCAGAACATGGGCTACTCCGCCGCTGCTGCTGCGTTCAACGACGGCAAGCTGGATGCCTTCTGGGTCTTCGTTGGCTATCCCAACTCCTCAGTCATTGAGGCCGCAGCACGCGACGACATTCAGTTGGTCGACGTTGGTGCAGATGCCGAAAAGTATGGCTTCTACAAGGAATATCCTTTCTATTCGCCCATGGAAATTCCGGCAGGCACTTACCGCGGTCAGGACATGCCCACCAAGAGCTTCCAGGATGCCGCTTACTGGTGCACCAATGCTAATGTCGATGACGAGATGGTCTACAAAGCCATCAAGGCCATCTACACTCCCGAAGGTCTGAAGCACATGGTCGCCGCCAAGAAGACTGCCAAGTCCATGAACATCCCCGACGGGCTGAAGGGTGTTTCGGTTCCTGTTGCTCCGGGAGCCGCGAAATTCTGGAAGGAAAACGGCCTGAACGTTCCCGACATCAAGTAG
- a CDS encoding tRNA (cytidine(34)-2'-O)-methyltransferase, which yields MEVVLYEPEIPPNTGNVARLCAAMGIRLNLVEPLGFSLEDKYLKRAGLDYWQHVDVKVHKDWEALLDHADGRRLILSSARRGETCGQFGFETDDMLVLGPETRGLPAKFFEAYPHHVRIPLRHGLRSINMSTAAGILLFEALRVSGGLPE from the coding sequence ATGGAAGTCGTCCTATACGAGCCGGAAATTCCCCCCAATACCGGGAATGTTGCGCGGTTGTGCGCTGCCATGGGGATTCGTCTGAACCTTGTGGAGCCTTTGGGGTTCAGCCTGGAAGACAAGTATCTCAAGCGTGCGGGTTTGGATTACTGGCAGCATGTGGACGTCAAGGTTCACAAGGATTGGGAAGCCCTGCTCGATCATGCGGACGGCAGGCGATTGATTCTTTCCAGCGCCAGGCGGGGTGAAACCTGTGGGCAGTTTGGTTTCGAAACTGATGATATGTTGGTTCTTGGGCCGGAAACACGAGGATTGCCTGCGAAATTCTTCGAGGCATATCCGCATCATGTCAGGATACCTCTGCGTCATGGGTTGCGTAGTATCAATATGTCCACTGCCGCGGGCATCCTGTTGTTCGAGGCCCTGAGGGTTTCAGGTGGGCTGCCCGAATAG
- a CDS encoding PAS domain-containing sensor histidine kinase has protein sequence MGKPGDSDFDMIEEPLDGHGHFVAAKMDLECGAEGSLLSMPSYDLLPDPVLAFEMLADGLPGKILFANQIFLERMGYDAKTLALTPPVALHHQSRYPFFEQGVRDLQAMGTLTAETLLLSASGREISMEVNARYVQLNGRPASLVVYRDLSRRKMVEQALQTARLNYQRIFDMAVQGVFQSTLGGRFIKVNPAMARMLGYASPEELVLTIKDMRFDLYASPEDRERYLDILRSSGEVERFETRFKCKNGSEIWVSLSTRLISGDTALDSFIEGFCIEITERKEAEEALRESEALHRVMLMSLSDTVCISDEAGRFTYISPNTERLFGLSPEEVGNLGTVQALLGGLLIETSELDERGEVPNVEVEVPVGEHRRTLLVTVKRVDICGGTRLYACRDVTENKELHAEAMRAAHLASLGELAAGVAHEINNPINGIVLWAEYLQDEAPDLGDAEDAPERILKQGERVAAIVRNLLSFARKPDDEAGPVDVREILEDSLGLTRARMEKDGIILELYAKSPMPRIKGRDQEVQQVFVNLLSNARDALNARYAERHPAKRLAISLKAIERDGVSYVRATFTDFGIGIPSRDKERIFNPFYSTKPKHQGTGLGLSTSHRIMADLGGRLAIHSEEKSYTRAVVEFPVWNDTEGVGK, from the coding sequence ATGGGTAAGCCGGGAGACAGCGATTTCGACATGATCGAAGAGCCGCTGGATGGGCATGGCCACTTTGTGGCCGCGAAGATGGATTTGGAATGTGGTGCTGAAGGATCGTTGTTAAGCATGCCTTCGTATGATCTGCTTCCTGATCCCGTCCTGGCCTTTGAGATGCTTGCTGACGGCTTGCCCGGCAAGATTCTCTTTGCCAATCAGATTTTTCTCGAACGAATGGGCTATGATGCCAAAACTCTTGCCCTGACCCCTCCCGTCGCTTTGCACCATCAGAGCCGTTACCCCTTTTTCGAGCAGGGAGTCCGAGACCTTCAGGCCATGGGTACACTGACGGCAGAGACGTTGCTTCTGTCAGCTTCCGGCCGGGAAATCTCCATGGAAGTCAATGCGCGCTACGTTCAGTTGAATGGCAGGCCTGCTTCTCTGGTGGTCTATCGCGATCTCTCTCGCCGAAAGATGGTCGAGCAGGCATTGCAAACGGCTCGCCTCAATTACCAGCGAATTTTTGATATGGCGGTTCAGGGTGTATTTCAGAGCACTCTGGGAGGCCGTTTTATCAAAGTGAATCCAGCGATGGCGCGCATGTTGGGCTATGCCTCGCCCGAAGAGCTTGTGCTGACTATCAAAGACATGAGGTTTGATCTCTATGCCAGCCCAGAAGACAGGGAAAGGTATTTGGACATCCTGCGTTCGTCAGGCGAGGTCGAGCGTTTTGAGACTCGCTTCAAATGTAAGAACGGTAGCGAAATCTGGGTCTCACTCAGCACTCGATTGATCAGTGGTGATACGGCTCTGGATTCCTTCATAGAGGGTTTTTGCATCGAGATTACCGAACGGAAAGAGGCCGAAGAGGCCCTGCGTGAATCCGAGGCCCTGCACCGGGTGATGCTCATGAGTTTGTCGGATACGGTTTGTATCAGCGATGAGGCTGGCCGGTTCACTTACATCTCCCCCAATACCGAGCGGTTGTTCGGTTTGTCTCCCGAGGAGGTTGGCAATCTTGGGACTGTGCAGGCCCTGCTTGGCGGGTTGTTGATCGAAACCAGCGAGTTGGATGAGCGTGGTGAGGTTCCCAACGTTGAAGTCGAGGTTCCAGTCGGGGAGCATCGGCGGACGCTGCTGGTTACGGTCAAGCGCGTGGACATTTGTGGGGGCACACGGCTTTATGCATGCCGTGACGTCACGGAAAACAAGGAACTCCATGCCGAAGCCATGAGAGCGGCGCATCTGGCGTCTCTTGGTGAATTGGCTGCGGGTGTTGCCCATGAGATCAACAATCCCATCAACGGCATTGTGCTTTGGGCTGAATATTTACAGGACGAAGCCCCTGACCTGGGGGACGCAGAAGATGCTCCTGAGCGGATTCTCAAGCAAGGTGAACGGGTTGCAGCCATTGTGCGTAATCTGCTGTCCTTTGCTCGCAAGCCCGATGATGAGGCTGGCCCTGTGGACGTTCGGGAGATTCTCGAGGATTCACTGGGGCTGACCCGGGCCAGGATGGAGAAGGATGGCATTATTCTCGAGTTGTATGCCAAGAGCCCAATGCCTCGGATCAAGGGGCGCGACCAAGAAGTGCAGCAGGTCTTTGTGAATCTTCTGAGTAATGCTCGTGACGCCCTGAATGCTCGGTATGCCGAGCGGCACCCGGCGAAAAGGTTGGCCATCAGCCTGAAGGCCATTGAGCGTGACGGCGTAAGCTATGTGCGCGCCACTTTCACTGATTTCGGGATCGGGATTCCCAGCAGAGACAAGGAACGGATCTTCAACCCCTTTTATTCCACCAAACCCAAGCATCAAGGTACGGGGTTGGGGCTGTCCACCAGTCATCGCATCATGGCGGACCTGGGTGGACGCCTGGCGATCCACAGCGAAGAGAAGAGCTATACTCGAGCTGTCGTGGAATTTCCCGTCTGGAACGATACCGAGGGTGTTGGAAAATAG
- a CDS encoding TRAP transporter permease gives MSDNQKLNTDELGELSKDKQEALRKIMAKEAKTGRKLTGPWHLIVSLLGAFMVVFYFFSVAGLPIDTQYNRGVYVLLTYIMVFLSFPMTKRSSSSRPTIIDIALCLVSLGCVGYFMMEFEAFNYRSGNESQADIYISLIGILLSLEVSRRVLGWSMTLVGIFFLIYGLYGRIFPDLFAHRGFSLDRLSVTLFMEQDGVFGVMASVLVTYVILFIFFGAFLQKSGVGKFFIDWPLALAGKTVGGPAKVAVIASAFFGSVSGSAIANTVSTGAFTIPLMKRAGFKPHVAGAIEPSASIGGMFMPPIMGAGGFLMAELTNIPYVEIMKMAIFPAALYFFSVLSMIHFEAKKHNIQGLVDDEFEPAMVVFKRHWYKSMPLIIIVALMLMGFSPGMSAFWATIGCIAISWFDPQYRMGPKEIWEATTAGARATLVIGATVGVIGIIVGTIGLTGIGLKFSNIIIQLAQMAPVWAHLPMTILLIGLASLVLGMGVPVTASYLITASLAVSALTGIITDAGIIGHTEASMLIASHMIVYWFSQDSNITPPVCVAAYAGAAIAGADPWKTGWTAFKFAKLLYVVPFLFAYEPAMLLYGSTTEIVMAFGSAIVGTLAFSALTMGYLIRRTTLIEWLIFALGTFLCYHSHHIYNIIGVAVVFLVYAIQKAKNVRDAKNAVMA, from the coding sequence ATGTCCGACAACCAGAAGCTGAACACCGACGAGCTGGGTGAACTCAGTAAGGATAAGCAGGAAGCCCTGCGCAAAATCATGGCCAAGGAGGCCAAGACCGGTCGCAAGCTGACCGGGCCCTGGCACTTGATTGTTTCACTCCTTGGCGCCTTCATGGTCGTCTTCTACTTCTTTTCCGTGGCAGGCCTGCCCATCGACACCCAGTACAACCGAGGTGTCTATGTGCTTCTGACCTACATCATGGTCTTCCTGTCGTTCCCCATGACCAAACGATCCAGCAGTTCCCGCCCCACGATAATTGATATCGCGCTATGTCTGGTATCCTTGGGATGCGTGGGCTATTTCATGATGGAATTCGAAGCCTTCAACTACCGTTCCGGTAACGAATCGCAGGCTGACATCTACATTTCCCTGATCGGGATCCTGCTCTCGCTGGAAGTCTCCAGGCGTGTGCTGGGCTGGTCCATGACCCTGGTTGGTATCTTTTTCCTGATCTACGGCCTCTATGGTCGCATATTTCCCGATCTATTCGCGCATCGGGGATTCTCGCTGGACAGATTGTCCGTCACCCTGTTCATGGAACAAGACGGTGTGTTTGGTGTCATGGCCAGTGTGCTGGTCACCTACGTCATCCTGTTCATCTTCTTCGGAGCCTTCCTGCAAAAATCAGGAGTGGGCAAGTTCTTCATCGACTGGCCCCTGGCCCTGGCCGGCAAGACCGTCGGCGGACCGGCCAAGGTTGCGGTTATCGCTTCGGCCTTCTTTGGTTCGGTCTCTGGCTCGGCCATTGCCAACACGGTCTCCACAGGCGCATTCACCATTCCTCTCATGAAACGGGCGGGGTTCAAACCGCATGTGGCCGGAGCCATCGAACCTTCGGCCTCCATCGGCGGGATGTTCATGCCGCCGATCATGGGCGCGGGTGGCTTCCTGATGGCCGAACTGACCAACATTCCCTATGTAGAGATCATGAAGATGGCCATTTTCCCGGCCGCGCTATATTTCTTCAGCGTTCTCTCCATGATCCACTTCGAAGCCAAGAAGCATAACATCCAAGGGCTGGTGGATGACGAATTCGAACCGGCCATGGTCGTGTTCAAACGCCACTGGTACAAATCCATGCCACTGATCATCATTGTCGCGCTGATGCTCATGGGTTTCTCCCCGGGCATGAGTGCCTTTTGGGCTACCATCGGCTGCATCGCCATCAGCTGGTTTGATCCCCAATACCGCATGGGCCCCAAGGAAATCTGGGAAGCCACCACAGCTGGGGCTCGCGCCACGCTGGTCATTGGAGCCACCGTCGGCGTTATCGGCATCATTGTGGGCACCATCGGCCTGACGGGCATCGGCCTGAAGTTCTCAAACATCATCATCCAACTGGCGCAGATGGCTCCGGTCTGGGCACACCTGCCCATGACCATCCTGCTCATCGGACTGGCTTCACTGGTGCTCGGCATGGGTGTTCCGGTCACGGCCAGCTACCTGATCACCGCTTCATTGGCAGTCTCGGCGCTGACCGGGATCATCACCGACGCCGGGATCATTGGGCACACCGAAGCCTCCATGCTCATCGCCTCGCACATGATCGTCTACTGGTTCAGCCAGGATTCAAACATCACCCCGCCGGTCTGTGTGGCGGCATACGCAGGAGCAGCCATTGCAGGGGCAGACCCCTGGAAGACCGGCTGGACTGCATTCAAGTTTGCCAAGCTGCTCTATGTGGTTCCGTTCCTGTTCGCCTACGAACCAGCCATGCTGCTGTATGGAAGCACCACGGAGATCGTCATGGCCTTCGGTAGTGCCATCGTCGGCACCCTGGCCTTCTCGGCGCTGACCATGGGCTACCTGATCCGCAGAACCACTCTGATCGAATGGCTCATCTTTGCTTTGGGAACCTTCCTCTGCTACCATTCCCATCACATCTACAACATCATTGGCGTAGCCGTTGTTTTCCTGGTTTACGCCATACAAAAAGCCAAGAATGTCCGCGACGCCAAGAACGCGGTCATGGCTTAA